In Colletotrichum destructivum chromosome 1, complete sequence, the sequence ATCCGAACGGCGATGGGATTGTTCTCGCCCTGGCCAGAGAGGGCCGCGAAGCCTTCAAACGGCACCTTGGGCTTCGTCTTTCTCGCCTTGAGCGCGGCGGAGAGCAAGCTCTTGGGTTGGATCATGCTCATGGGCCGAATGGTGCTCAtcggacgaggcggcggtaGTGCCTGCAGGATGCGGGGCGGAGCTTGTGACTTGCGGACGGTAGAAGTCCTCGTAAACTCTCGAGGGGGCGTTCCGACAACTTGTTTGTGAGGGGGTGGTTCAGGGTTCTCGACAGCGTCCAGGATCGAGGCCGAGTCGATGCTCTCAACGTAGGCACCGGACATGTCCGACCCGTCGGaatcatcctcctcttcgggcAGCAGGTCAGTGCCTGCCCGCTTGATCCCGAGACCTGGCTCCTCCATGATCTTAGCCTGGAGCCTGACAGACTTGGCCGCGGCTCTCGCAGCCTCTCTCTGCTTGTGGAACCCGGAGGCGTCGAACTCGTTCTCGGACGATACCTCGCTGCTAGTGACCGTGTCTCGCCGCGCCCTCTCCTTGACAATCTCCAGCGCGGACTGTGAGCCTCGGCGGGCGCTGTGGGTGGCCCTAGGAGACATGGCCGGAGACTGCTTGATGTGAGACGACTGAATGGGGCTGGACCCGGCCCTCGATCGAACGGGCATCTTGGCAAACTTGATCTGCTGAGCCGCTCGCTGgcccgcatcgtcgtcgtcgctctcgtcgcTGAGATCACTACTatcatcgtcctcgagcgTTTCgcgacgtcgtcttcttcttgtagCCAGGCCCGGGCCGAGGGTGTCGGTGCCCCCCCCAGTCAGCATTCCCGCCTCATCCGGTTCGTCTTCGAGGGTTACTCCAGCTTGTCTTGGGGCTTGGAAATATTCGGAGGCGATCGCGGTCGGGATGGGAGGAGAGTAGCATCGTTTGACAAGGTCTGGGTTCGCCTGCCAAGCGACCGCCTTGAAGGCCGACGAGTTCATGAACCCCTCATTAAGGGTAAGCAGTCGCTCACCCACTCCATCGGCGATTTCTGTGAGATAGCCGCAGCGCAACTGGTATGCAACCAGCCTAGAAAGAGATATCAGCAGAGGTTGCAAATATGAGGACATTAATTCCACCAACTCTTCATTGTAGATGACCGACATGGCGGGCGGGGGTACTGCAGGTCATCAGGTTCGAAAGGAACGTTTGATCGCACACCATCCCAAAGGGTATCAGAACAATGAAAGCCACGCCCAAGATCCGAGAAAGAACATAATTGCAAGCGCAGCTCACAGAATTGCAAAGGAATATAGAGTGAAGGGGTAGAATAGGAAGTCGCCGAGAGGTAGCAAGATGCAGTCGCACCTGCTTCAGCCTTGTGAAACAGCAGTGTTGAAGAGGTGGCTTGTGTGCTAGGATGACGCACGGTCCTGGACTAGCCTTGCAGATGAGTGGGTGTGGCGGTGCGTTCCTGGAGTCTGGCACCGTCAACCGACCTTGCAGGTCACTGAGGTACTGAACAGAGTACTGTCGCATTTCCCTCAACTTCATCTACAACTTGACACCTGCAACCAACAAGAACAATAATAATAATGGGCCTGGTTGACTACTCGGAATCGTCAGGGTCGGAAGACGAAGCGCCGGTCAAACCGATCGCCACGAAGCCTGCATCCACCACAGGGAAGAAGCCATTTCAGAAAGTCGTCGACCGATCGAACCCAGGCAAGATTGTCGTCAATCTGCCATCGACACAACTCGAAGACCCGAAACCCTTGAACGACGAGCCACCAGCGAAGCGCGCGCGCACCGGAAAAAGTGGTCTCTTTAGCGGGTTCAACTCCTTTCTCCCAGCACCCAAGAACGCCGCGAAGGCCCCGGCGCAaagtagcagcagcagcaacaacagcaacggcGGCTCGTCGCGGCCGACATTTCAACTTAAGACCGGTGCGGAGCCCGGCTTCAGCAGGGAaagaggaggcggcgatggaaATGGGGCTTCGGGGACGGGCGGTGGAGGCATGAGTTTGCCTGCGCCCAAGGCTCAGGCGCAACCGACGATACCAGAGGGGATGAagccggcggacgaggtgaAGCTGGTCGGGAAACCGATGATGTTCAAGCCTCTTTCCGTGGCCCGGAAaccgaagaagaaggccccGGCTTCGGTATCCGCGATAGCGCCGAAACCCACACCCACAGGGGGCAAAGAGCCGGGAGCGAAAGACATGCCTCCGCCAGCGGCAGCCCCGGCGGCAAAGAAGGTTTCCCTCTTTTCCATCGAAGCCGAAGAGACAGTGTCCGACAACGCACCCGCCA encodes:
- a CDS encoding Putative proline-rich protein PRCC, coding for MGLVDYSESSGSEDEAPVKPIATKPASTTGKKPFQKVVDRSNPGKIVVNLPSTQLEDPKPLNDEPPAKRARTGKSGLFSGFNSFLPAPKNAAKAPAQSSSSSNNSNGGSSRPTFQLKTGAEPGFSRERGGGDGNGASGTGGGGMSLPAPKAQAQPTIPEGMKPADEVKLVGKPMMFKPLSVARKPKKKAPASVSAIAPKPTPTGGKEPGAKDMPPPAAAPAAKKVSLFSIEAEETVSDNAPASGAYEPLFEAEQPTDNGYAEYAAQAGWAAPTTAPDSTNSLDSIADDLNLSAAARRELFGRQKGGGAPQTASRVINFNTDQEYRHNEELRAAGQQQIHNPVRSIAPGKHNLRQLVNQVQNQREALEDSFAKGKSNRKEASNRYGW